The nucleotide window GACTTGCAGCCCATAGGGCATCTTGTGTCCGAGTAGTACCTGACAGCACGTGGAGGGTATATCCAATATCACCATGACCACTATGGATACCCCCACGAATCGCCCTGCCCAAGACGGCCCCGCCGCGTCCTTCGACGCAGGCTCGTCTTCGGTCTCCCCCCCGACGCCCGCGGAAACCGCTGCTGCGCCCCCTTCGCTCGGCCAGCAGCAGCACGCGAAGGGCCAGCAGATGGCCGCCGAGGCATCGTGGGAGCCCGAGGATGCTGTTTGGGCGGATGAGGCCGTCGAAAAGGAGGGCGAGGCGCTGTTCCGCTCCATCTACGAGCGCTCCGCTGTCGGCATCGCGCTGGTGGACCTCAAGGGGTGCATCTCCACGTGCAACCCTGCGCTCGCGAACATGCTCGACTACACCGTCGACGACCTTCTGGGGCGGGCGTTCACCGACCTCGCCCATCCGGAGGACGGCACGCTCGACCAGCAGCAGTTTGACGTACTCATAGCGGGGCAGGGCGACCACTACACGATCGAGAAGCGCTACGTTCGCCAGGATGGCTCGATCCTCTGGGGGCAAATGACGGCCTCTCTGATCTCAAGGGAACACAACATCCCACGGTTCGTCATTGGCATAGTCGAGGACGTCTCGGAGCGCCACCACGCCGAGGAAGCGATCCGGCAGCGCGACCTCGGTATCCGCGAGGCGTACAGCCAGGTCATCGCAGCAGTGACCGGGGGCAGGCTCGTGCTGATGGGGACGGATGAGATCGTCGCGGAACTGGGAGACGAGGTATGGAACGCGGGTACGATCGAGTCTGCCGCGGATCTGACCGACGCCCGCCACCGGTTGTGCGCAGTTCTGGAGGAGCGCTTCGGCGACCTCCCGA belongs to Actinomycetota bacterium and includes:
- a CDS encoding PAS domain S-box protein, with protein sequence MAAEASWEPEDAVWADEAVEKEGEALFRSIYERSAVGIALVDLKGCISTCNPALANMLDYTVDDLLGRAFTDLAHPEDGTLDQQQFDVLIAGQGDHYTIEKRYVRQDGSILWGQMTASLISREHNIPRFVIGIVEDVSERHHAEEAIRQRDLGIREAYSQVIAAVTGGRLVLMGTDEIVAELGDEVWNAGTIESAADLTDARHRLCAVLEERFGDLPNADRLVLAASEATVNAFQHGGNVRMRLLEKDGLIQAEVVDDGPGIDFSDLPKATLVPGYSCTMSLGMGFTLMLAECDRVLLATGPSGTAVVLEARRSDERDSP